ACAAAGTGTTTTTTGTTCTATTTCCCATTCTGCAGTTGACCAAGAGCATACTATCTCACTGGAAAGTTTCTTAACAGTTTGGTTACATACAACTACATGTAAACCGATTTCAATAAAATCCCACCGTCTGATCCTTTCAATCATGACCTTTCACAAGTAGGGATTTCCAACACGAGAAATACATAGCAGTGAGCACTGTTCAACCACTCATTATAATCTCCTTTTGAAAGCTACATCTCAATATATTAATAGAGCTTCAAATGAGAAACAATAGAAAGACTTCGTGCTATCTTCTCCCGATCAAATTCAGGAGCTCGAACATCTGTCCCAAACAGCTATCAAGCACCTTAAAGGGATCTCCTTATCTAGATTTGTAAATAGTGGCAGTATCAGAAAAGTTAGTACCTGTCACAGACCGTAAGGTTACTCACCCCTAATACACAATTACCCTTAACAGAATTTTCTCACATGGTTTTCTTTAGTCTGCTTTTATATGTCTCAAGTGACAAGGTTTCCCCAAGCTCTGTAAATAATTAATGCCATAACGCTAAAACACTTGTGGTTTCTGAATCCTCTAAAGGCACCACTCTCTTACCTGTTTgtttatgcttaaaaaaaaagtacatagtATTATTTCCCCCCCAATAAAAAGCTGAAACAGTTACATTCACTCACCTCCTGACAGCTGGGGCTGGGTAGATGCACACCAGCCAGCGACACCAGAGTATCAATTGTTTCCAACTCCTGTTGGTAAAAggtctgaattttgttttctaatagAAAGCTTTTCACTTTCTCATGCAGCATGTTGATTGAGAAATTCTGACCCTCCAGCCCACTACAAGGATACATAGAATATCTCAAACAGCAAGAAATATACTACTAATGTTTTTTAGCACAATTATGTAAAGTTAGCCTGCTAGACTTGTTTTCAAAGGTCAAAAGGTATTTCACCATCCTTAAGGAATCTGAATTTAAACCCTTAATTAAAACAGACCATTGTTTATATGCAATAAACATCCAACTGTTCCTCTTCAATCATTTGCTGTAACAGTGTTGTGATTTTAAGAACTGCACTCTCTGAAACCACACTACCTGCATCAGACCTGCCAATAAGCATCCAGCTACCTTTAAACTGAATATAGGAATGGGTGTTTGGATCAGTTTATTAAGGTTATGTATTTGTGATTTGATGATGACACAGGCAGAAGTTGAGAGCATTTTGATGGAACAGCTCCTTATTCTTACTCATAAAAGGAAATCAGACGAGGACACTCCTCCATCGAATCTGTTGACCTCACCACCAAATCTTGCTCTAAACTCCAGCAGGAGGTCTGTACACAGTATTTTACTACCCTCCTAATATTCACTTTGGTTCAGCATTGTATTTCTTTTGTCATCTTACGGACAGGTACCTCATCTGTATGGATCATCAATTATTGGGGAGAACAGCAGGCTGCTACTGCGACAGAGAGGCCCTGTTCTACCTTTCTACAGTTATCACAATaacaaataaacaataataaaatccCACACTGCCCCAAGGCCAGTCGGGTTACTGCATTTACCTCTGTCCCTCCTCGGGGCTTTGGAAAGGTTTATCATAAACTTCTCTATAGAGACAGGGGAGCTCCATCATTCTTGAAATCTGAACATCACACACAGGATCATCCACTTTATCTGGGGTGACAAAAAGAACACACATACTTGGCCAGAACTACCATACCAATCTTTGAAGCAAGCATACCTGAGCCAGCACAACAGAGCTTCACATGCCAGTATTAAATTGGCaaattttgtttgttgttgtttttgttataACAAAACCACAAAGGCCACTCCTGCTTTTACAGTTTACAAGGAGGTAAATGACCTGTTGTGATGCATTGCAGATTATGCTTTTATCTGACAGCTTATTTAACCGGAATTTATGATCTATTTTACCTTTCAGCAGTCTTTATCCATTAGAGGAAGTTAACACATAATAAGAAGCTTTATTTGGGCCAAAGTGAAAGCAATTTAGAGGCTATTTGAATTGCATGGCTCTCCTTTAATGAAACAATGGTATTATTAACTGCCCTTGAATGGGTTATATATTCATAAATCTCCTGTCTGGAAAGTAGGGTTGAATTCCCTCGCAGATTTTAGCTAGAGCTGAAAAATCTACAGACTTTTTATCTGAGCTACACAGGGTTATTAAAAGACAGGCTTCCCCCCACCAAAGGAATCATTTCAGTATTGCCTCTGAAAGATTTCACTGGGGAAAACCAACTCTTACACAATAGCACAAACACGGAGGAGAGAAGTTCTGTAACTGGAAGCTTCTAGGCTGTAAACAGCAGACTGCAGAACCCTGCTGCCCAAAGAGCTGTCAGGTACAGGGCCAGCACCTGCAGATCTGTGCCAAGTGACTGAAGACAAGGAACGCTTCTCAGTCATTCTGCAGAGCCAGTAAATATAGGAGAACCTGGGTTTCAGTAGTACAACGTGCCCATATGCTGCTGTCTGCCCACAGAAGGGATTATACAGGCAGAGACAAACAGCAACCATTTCTCCAAAGCAGCTAATGCTCTTGATGAAGTGTGGCATAAAAAGGTCACCAACTCCCTTCCCATGGGCTTTGGCTGCTCTACTTCAACACCAAGAAAACTGAAGAGCAAGTCACTCTCACAGATACCCAATCACAGTATCTACATAGCATTCTTGTATGCATGCTAGCCATCTTTTATAGATTTTCCAGGAACGCCTCATTTACAGTCAGTCTAACCCCACACATTAAGTAGTGTGTTTTCTAACCTCACACTGCtaaaattgaaagaaagaaagtggaaaTTATTCAATGAATTACATGCAGTCTGACAAATTCAGACAACTAAGTTACATATATCACAGATCCATAACACTCACAAAAACATGAAGCCTGAATTTCTCTTTGTTGCCTGTAGGTTCGGATGTGACCTCTGACCCTGACAACATCCCCAATCTCCAGCTTGGTTTTCTGGCTCACCATTTCTTGGAGTTTCTTCATCTGTTCAAGCACAGTAAGGCTGCTGGGTGTGCTTGGACGACCTGTAAGAAGTCAGGGAAAGGAGATCAGGCATTAAGGCCGAGAGGGCTGTCCTTTTGCATTCATCCAAACACCTAAGCATCACAGGTGTCATATTACTGAAGAAGGGGTAAGGTCCCAGGAACTGTGTGTCCTGGGTAGCAAAACTTTTGGGTAACAAAGTTAGTTTACAGTCTTATATTTATTTGAATAGTTCACCTGGGGAAGGTGTAAAAGGGAAGAGATATTGATTTACCACTGAAAATGTCACAGATGGGTTGCAAAATTGTAAGATTAATTTGAAATAGGTTTTGTCATGCTAAGAAGgataagaagggaaaagaaaggtcAGCTGAACTTTTTACATGAAACAAGGATGAGTCATCTGAGGTGGGACCAAAGTATTCATGTGATGCAATTTGTTGTCTACACTGAAGTGAATGCAACTTGACAGAACCTCACATTTACGTAACACACCTTTGCAGCAGAGTAAATTCTTCATAACTTAAAGCCTGACTAATGATCCAAGTATCCCCGATCACAATTACAAAAGGCTGGAAGAAAGCTCCCTGTGCCCCTTAGAAGCTGTTTTTTTTTAGCAGGTACAAATGAattaatcacagaatagtagcggttggcaggggcctctggagatcatctagtccaacccgcccGCCTAAGCAGGTGAATTAATTTCCATTAATAACATAGTGTCCATTCAAGCACTACTGATGTACATGTAAAATAAGAACACAAGGCTGAAACAAGCATTCTGGGCCCTCATTCTGTTTCAAGCAGTATTTCATGCAATTCCTTTAATGAATTTAAGTTCCTCATAAAAAACTGATTTGATTGTGGGTCCCCGttatttttttggaaagctgTGCCACACCATCACATTTCTAAAAGTAAGAGCTGCCTTCTAGATTCCAGTTCCAGTTGGGAACATTGTTAAATGTAAGTAAGTATGAATTATATATCTgtattgtcatggtttgggcttgTTCCACAGACAtcagagtttttaatttttacatcaCGCTTTCCTTTCCCCATTCTATGCACATGTAACCCTAACACTGCCAGATGACACTAGTAACATTTATTTCAGCAGGATTTGACCAGCTCCATATCAGAGTTGTCAATCTACTACAAGAGCTTTCAAAAAGGTACAAAGCAGAAAGCACTTTGGTCTATGAGAACTGGTGggagaaaaatcaaagagaaagcCAGACACTAGTAAGTTCTTCTGTTAATAATTGCAATAATAGATTCATTTCAAATGCACAATTTCTGCACATTTAGAACTTTCCCAAATCATAAAAGACTGCTGGCATCCTCCCACTGTGTTTTAAGCTACCTTTAAGTTCATCATTGACAGTATATGTGTGAGCAGAAGAACGTGAATGCAGACAAAGAGGACGTGAATCCTGAAAGCACTGTATCACAAGGGTGGTGAATGAGACCAGGTTGCTGGTCAATGGGTTGActttggaaacagaagctgcagcaTGTGTCAGATTTCCAGCCTAGTTCCTCACTAGATGAAGTCACAAAAAGAACCATAAGAAGATGACTCTCTGAGCAATGTTACAACAACATAGAATTGGAATACCATATTACTCAGATAAGGAAAAGGCATGACAGGTCATAACATAGTGGTTTAATCAGCATTGGACACAACACAAGAAGTAATATGAAACTCCCAAAATAGCCCGGGCTGTAGGATGTGAtggtttgaaattaaaaaaaaacaaaaaaaacccaacagttgaATTTGCTTTTCTGCAAGTTTGATCATTTACTAAATTACATAAGACAGACACAAGGAAAAAATGTACAGTCAAAAGAGGAATTATTTATTTGATAAATTACCTGATAAAAGTGTTTCTGCTACCATGGGATTTTTCCAGCAGACACAATTTATAACTCCAGTACTATCatccactgtaaaaaaaattgcaagaattACAGAGTAAGAAAGCAGGTAGTAATGTTCCAAGAAGTGAAGATACATAGATATGTAGGGAGATGACTGTGAAGGATAGCTCGTTCCAACCAGTCTGAAAGGGAAAGTGTGTGCTCAACCCCTACTAATACCTCTGAATTAATCTCCACAGTCATTTCAGTCATGGAAAGTAACTCAGAACCAGATACAGTGCTTATATGCTTAGTCAGCAAAGTAACAGGTATATTCTCAAAAAAAGATCAAGCACTAATTTAAATTATGAGGCTTCAGTACATACTCAATACTAAAGGGTTTTTTGACAAGGTCAGAAGAAGAGTCAGTGTTGAAAGCTGAAGCCAGACAAATTAAATAGGAAACCAGGCACAAAACACAGAAGCATTACTGTAACAGTGAGAAAACAGCACTTCAACATTGGGGGGTACGTTCATGTGAATAGACTACGAGTGCTGCTACTTCCAGCTGCATTGATTTCCATGCTAATACTGTGCACAAAGTCTGCTGGCCTTACCCATACAAGAGAACGTTCAAGAGAGCAGAAAGGCAGCTCCTCTAGCCAGGAAGGACAGAAGACAGCACGTGCTTGTGGTTCTGCTCTAGGCCAGGAATTCCCAACTTAAAGTATAAGTACCGGTGGCATGCAAGCCACTTCCGTTGCCAAAAAAGCTTAACACCTTCTGAGCACAGGAGCTGTCTAGCTTTTCCTGTTTCGTTAGAACCTAATCAAAATAAGTTTTGCAATTTCCGGCACAGGCACTGCACTGTCAAAGACAGCAGAAGACAACAAAACCCAATGAAAACTAAAAAACTATCAGAAGAATCAATTGTTCTACAGATCAAGAGACTGTACATAGATGGTATGTCCAATAAACACTCTCTAAATAAAAAGGCACTAAATGGCTGTCAAACCACAGCAAAGATCACATTTCCAGTCCAGCTAACGCTTCAAGCACCTTGCTCCTTGAATGTAATCATCTTCAAGATTGAGCTTCCTGACTTCACAAATTGGAATCTGCAGTTTTCTTCTGCTCCTTAAACCAGATCCATGACTACAAAAGTAACAGCAATGTTTACCAGGAAAGTACTGATTGGTACCTGCAGTCGCTTCCTCTGGGAACCATAGCATCAAAGCAAAATGCCTTCGCATTGTCTCACATGTTTTGAAACAACCTCCCTATTTGGGGGGGGTCCAATTTCATATCATTGTCTTGCCTTCCTGTTGCCCAGTGGCTTAGCTGCACACTCCTAATAACAAACATACAGCATTTATAAGATACAGGTAATTCCAAATTCCATCACAAAAGTATGCTCATCTCATTGCTATCCCCCTTTTGAGCTGCTGTGTCTGCAGCTATTTCAGCAGCTTTAATTTTGTACCAGAGCATAGATAATGATCTAGCTGGTAGGATTTCCTCTCCTTGGTATGGACAAAAACCGAACTATTTTAGTAGGAGCGAGAGCCTCCATATCCCATGCCAAGCCATTCATGCAAGCCAGCAATGGCAAGAAGAAACAGGGCAGATGACATTTCACTATTACATTACTGCAGCTTCTAGACGTTCCAGCTTGCAACTGGCTGTTGCACCAGCTGCCGCAGATACACTTCCTAAGAAGGGCttagaagcaaaacaaacaagactGAAGGATTAGGAGGCCGGACTTCTCCTCATCAATGTAACAGGAGTAACAATGGAGTCCTAGAGAGATTGACCTGTTCTTGACCACACAAGGAATCTTGTAGCACAGCAAGGCTCACagttcagaaataaaagctttgagCAAAAAGACAAATAACTCCTGAAGCACAGATGAATGAGAACTCTTGCAATTGTATTCTAATTAGATAGGAGAATGttaatctattttaaatgcacTCAAGGGGTCTACAAGCTTCTGAAAACTTCCTGTGTGCCCTGTGCTGCCCTTTCTTATCTTCTTGGGtttaaacttttgtttgtttggttttttgtgggtttgttttttcagtttttctctttccttttgtgtgtttgtgtttggggttttttgactcTTACATTAACTATTTGAGGGGTAGCACTCCCAAAGCTACCTGGGTAATGAGGTAATTAtgttcattttgatttctttataaCAAAAAGGGCATGGTTCTTGTAGGGCCTGCGTGAATCTACTGAGATGATcctggtgaggttttttttcatttattttcaaggcaaGTGCCTTTCAGCCTTTCAAAACAGTTATggagtataaaaaaaaacaaaaaacacatgtgatgcttggttttgttgaaaaggaaggggaaaaaaagtttagaaaggtGTATTAGCTAAAATATGAGCTTGTTCAAAGCTACACTTTAATTAGATATCCTTCTCCAAATTGAtcataataatagcaataaacaATCAAATCAAAATGTCAAAATCAGGTTTTAcacagcatgtatttttttattattttttaagccaGGAAAGAGTCAATTCACTCTcttttacaattattattttgTCACCAGTTCTGACTGTATGGTTTTCAGCACAGAGAGGACCTAAGATTCTCTTAAAATGAGCAGTGTTTATTCTGAAGTAGACAGATAAGTAATGGCGGGGGGGAGATAGTGACAGTGATACAGAGACATTTCCGTTCTCTACCAGAGAAAAAGTACAGAGGGGGAATCGCTTTGTAAGTCACTTTTAAGCAGATGGAAAGTGAGCAGCGTGCGGTGCTCCAACTGATGCAATGCCTGCCCTGTGACTCACCAACCAGAGTCTGTAGAACTGAGAGATGCAAGAAGTTACAAGCAGGAAACTGTCTAAGAACTTACAATTTTACGCTGGCGGAGTCAGCCTGCCTGaaagggagggcaggctggggagaggcaCCCTGGCAGGTAGCCTGAAAGCTCAAACCAGGAACCGCTGGAACAAAGAGTGGAGCTGGATGTGAAAGGACAGCAGGAAGCCAGGCTCACTGAGCGCTGTACTTAAAGGTCAGCTGATCTAACGCTAAGTCCTTAAGTCCACTACTCtgcagtttctttttatttctattccttCATTTTCTGCCCTAATCAAACATTTCCAACAAGTTTACATCTAAACTAGTGCTGAGAGTAGCGTGGGAAACCCTTGCTCATAGAATTGGTTTTGCATTGGTCATTTTGAGCCTGTCATCCTCTACTCTCATGAAGTGATAACTGAATTTGCATACTAGTGCAATAGAAGAATAATAGCTGATGTTCAATTTGTTTCAACACTTCATTACATCATCAATTACATCTCCGCCTCTTAACTTAGGTGCTTGTTTAGCCTGTGCTACTTCAAGTGCCAGAGAAACTTGTGCTTCAAAATACTTACTGTCAATGAGTTATTTAGCACAATCACAGGGTAATAACAAACATCCAGAAATtagcctaaaagaaaaaaaaacaaaccaaaaaaatagaaaataaccaCTCTAAGAAACTTGCAGGGACACTTCTATAGAGGACAGAGTCACCTCTAAGCAGCCGCACCCAGTGCAGGGTATGCTATATGCCCTAGCAGCTAATGCTACTCCGCAGCAGTATGATGCAACTCCAGGTGTTGTGGAAGCTGGGATCTGGTTAAGTTGTCAACTGTGTCTTCACAATACTCCTGTGAGTCAGGGAATTGCTGCTGGCTCAATTTTGTAAGGAAGGGAACTGGGTAAGAATAGGTGCTCTGTGATTTACCTCCATCAGGGGGAAACCCATGGCAGAGGAAGACACTCAACATGAGTCCTTCAAGTGCTTCGATAGCATCTACGCATTTGGCTCCCCTTTCCTACTGTGAGATGACCTCCCCCACCTTTTGAAACTTGCCACATCACCACTACTccactctgctttttctccagacAAAAAAGACATCTGAACAAAATGACAATCAGATGTTTCCTGTTTAATAAAGCAGTCTGAATATTGGGAAAAGAAATAGGGAGGAGACAACTCCCAGCTGGTGTTGGCAAGGGCTGGTATGACAATGCCTGAGTTAGATTTGCTAAGACTCTTACGCATCTAAATATAAACAAGCTCCTGACTGCTATTAAAAGCTGGCTCCAAGATACAACAACACATAAAAAAAGTCAGAAGGGATTTCACAGgttcaaaaaaaggaagaagttacTTCCCATTTGCAGGCACTGTTAATTCTGTTTAGATCTGACCAAAGGaactgcatatatatatatatacacacacatatatgtatatatatacacacatatgtatatatatatacacatatatatatgtatatatagatgtgtgtgtgtatatatatatatatatgtgtatatatatatatacacatggaGAGGAAGATGGTGGAGTCCAGTGGCAAAGCAATAATCCAAATAGATTTGCTAGACGACTCCAAATGAATCAGTTACTCTGTTTTAACtatttgtttctctgcttttgaagTGGAGATAAACAGTAGCTTCCCTAAATTTGTTAAGTAATCTGAGCTGTAGATACATGTTATATTATGGTAAGAGCACAGTTGTTTCAAGAACAGACAATGATCAAATAGGCAACCTTTAAGTTCTATCAGAAACTAAGATTAGAAGGCTGGTAagtgcaagaagaaagaaagaaacatttcttacCTCCATAATTATAAAAGGCATCTCTCTCTTTCGTTTGAACCACTATCCCGACAACATCCACCTGTCTTATTGGATGTCCATTATAAAAGAATATACCTAGAAACAGAACATTCTTGGTAAGTGTAACTGTTTCTTTCAACATCCTACCCTACATACTCACCTTTGTCAGTAAAAAACATACTTTCTTACATATTTAATATATCTTAAATTATACGATGCCTAGTCATGTGAAAAATCCCCTGGATCCCTGAGGACTGGGAAcactaaaaggaagaaatatcAGCTCTACTTAGTATACCAAAAGCTTGCTTTAGTAGAGTGTCAGAACTTTATTGCTGTCAGAAtttttcttgcacatttgatcCGAAAAACAGTTTGCTTGCTGCAGGCATTAGaggttttttttagttgttttttgtttcattgtttcattttggttttgttttgggtttttttggggggtgtatttttggtggttttttggggttttgttttgtttgttctttacaTCTTGATCAGGCTTTAGAATAAATAACAGAACACAATGGAAGCAGTTTGAGCTTCTCACAATGCAGCTGTTCCTGATTAAGGCAGAGCCTCCAAAAGGAAAACTAACATAATTCTGTCTTTGATTTCTAAAAGAACAGGAaccatggggggtgggggggacagaaACAACCCTCTTAGATTGTAGAGTACAGTACACAGTCATCATGGACAGCATTCTGAACTTCAGTTTCTGAAATAACACCTGCTAAAAACATCCCTTCAAAGCTATTTTTGTGCACCTATAAAGATGACTTGAATAACACATAAAAACATGGCCAGGAAACAGTGAGGAATCAGAGCCCAGTGGGCTTTGAGAGCACTGAGGTTGCCACATGCTGTAACACCTTTCAAAAGAGTGACAAGTGTTGTTAAAAAACACTGATGTAAACATTATACACTGAAGCTTCACAGTCCACTAGTAAGAGGATAATAGGGCAACAAGGTATATCCTGGGCTGGCTAATTTTCAGTCAacatgttttcttcagttttctaatATCGCTGCTTTACTGAAATATGCCATCTGGGATGTTCAATAACTGTATTCTAAAAACTAGATAACTCAAGGGACTCAGAAGGGAACATTTGGCTCCATACGCTGTGGCAAGTTTTATTcttacaaagggaaaaagaaacactgcagcaggcaagtgagaaaaatgttctgtatataaaaaaaataaatcaaaccccAAATCCAGAAATAACTTGTCCTACATAGCTGGCAGCCTTAAATGAGCCTGGAATTAACTTTCTTCatgtaagaaagagaaaacccCCAATGCTTCAGAAGAAATCACAGGTGATCAGCCGAGCAGCTCATAAACAGAAGTTCTGCTCATAAAAATCCACTGCAGTGTTCTTAGGATGCATCTATTGCTGTCGTCTTCAAGCTGGCTACACTAATCATGCAGTCACTGGTCAGCAGAGAATGCTTAGCAGGTCTGTCCACTTTTCTCATTCCATTTACCAGGACACCAATAAACACTGCTATAGAAACCCTCAATGGAGATGTTTCCAGTGTATATAATTATTTGCTAAACCTTACAAATCTCTATAAAAGAAGGTCTGGGTCAGTTTCAGGGTAAGCCTGTTGAGCAGACACACCAAGCTCTTGACAGTGCAAACAAGCTACATGTTATTATGTTCATTTCCCAGCTAGTAAGCTGAGTTTTGGCCAATGACAGAGACCAGATAAAACTGGTTCTCTCCATCCCCATAAATTCACATAGAACTCCACCCTTAGTCTCTGAGAAATTACCTGAATTCATTTGAAAGttgaaattatatttacattattaaaaGTTGTTGAACTTGATGACTTTGCGGTGTAAATTGTTTCTCCTGTCAGCTTATTTGTTCAAATTATGATCATATTGGTAGCAATAAAAATATACTAAACGTTTGAAGCTACGTGCAAGCACATTCAGTCAAGCTCCTAGTAACCCAGTAAATAAAACATACATTAACATGTTGTTACTGCAACAGGAAGCCACAGCAGCCGTATAGGGGGCTATAGGTAAAGAGCTCCCTAGGGCAAGTTCTGATCATGTCTTTACCAGCATTTATGAGCACTAAGATGTTTGCCATTGCTTTAATTATTATTACCACCTCCTTTTATGCTATTTGTAGCTTCTCTTGCTTGTTGATAAGCTGTCACAATGCATTGGTGCATAACTCTGAGAAAAGCTCATTTCCATGATATGATTATGTGTTACAACCAAGTTCGACACCCACTCTCATTTAGAGGCCTCTAAGACAACACAATTGCTGTTTTTATCTGGGAGGTTTTCCAGCCTTCTTGTCACCATTTATAGCAGGAGAGTAATTGGCCAGGTttactgttttcctctgtgttgttTTAAGGGATTAGTCATTGTGGCATCGAATCCTAAtgcttaaaaatggaaagaaaaaacttGCTAGGTCATTCAGTCCATTTCCTCAGGTCCAGCACAAGACCATTCCATACAGTAAGTTCCTGGCAATCTGTACAGTCAGGATATAAACAATCCCTGTGAAGGGCATCCCACCTTCTTCCTGGGAAGGCTGCTCCGCAGTTGAGCAGATGTCATTCTGAGGATGTTTTTCCTGACATTCAGTCTGTGTTTCTTTACACTCCTCCCAGTTACAACTCTTTGTTTTGAACTCATTCATTCTTAATTACCATTACTTAATGACTGATTTATAGCCAATCATATACTTAGCTTCAGCTGGTCTTTAACAAACCCATTAAAGGCAGGAAACATTGACAACAAACACCTACCTCCTTCCGTccccaaaagatatttttttagtgtttctgtTGTGCTATCCTTTATTGCCAAAAAATAAGATACAATGAAAGATGTCTGGCTTGGTGTACACACAGCACCAGGAGAATGACCAAAATTCAGTCTGTCCGTtctatgaaatttaattttatgctttaaagtttgctttagaaaatgaTACAGGATTGCAAGCAAGCTTAGTTGTGCAAAACGCCAGATGCACAGGAAGTGGAGAAAGCTCGCATGCACCAATTTTAAAGGCCGGTATCTTGACATGACAGATACCACTTCCTTAGGatcatcttagaaaaaaaaagtaataacaaaactgaaagagTTCCTGAAGCAGAAGACAACTCACTCAAATACACGAACAAGAAGGAAAGTGAGAAGGGAAATTCAGGTAATTCAGAGGTGAAAGAGAGAGCAGGATTGTACTTTCTAGGACTGTTCCTGCTCTTGTGAAATGTTTGTTGGTGTTTATAAATTTAATTattctgaatgtatttttgtgtgtgtatgtactaATGTCCAAGTCCAAACTACAATCCTATTCTGTTGACATTGaatcattttgtattttgtttgaaaacaatgTAAATGTCTCTAATTGAAGCAGGAACAGTTTTTACCAGATGCATTTGCTACACCAGTACTACTCTAAGACTGCACACTTTAAGAAGGCCTCTGAATACTACTCACTCTAGTACAAACATCAACAACAGACTGTAGCCTAAATCTTGTAATATATTTAAGACAAAAGTCTCCCATCATGTTAAATAACAAAGATGTATATATACTGAGCTTTGCAGTTTGTGAAATCCCTATGTACATAAAAATTGTTgcaagaagagcaaaaaaaaacaCTAGTCCTTCATTTCTGCAAGAATAGCATTGTTGTTATCCTTGCTGTTAAAGGGAAACAAATAAGAGTAACAAAACTGACAAGGCAGAGCATATTCAAAGAGTCAAACAAATGTACCTTGcctctgtggcaaaaa
The sequence above is a segment of the Larus michahellis chromosome 6, bLarMic1.1, whole genome shotgun sequence genome. Coding sequences within it:
- the STN1 gene encoding CST complex subunit STN1 isoform X2, whose protein sequence is MRRHFALMLWFPEEATAVDDSTGVINCVCWKNPMVAETLLSGRPSTPSSLTVLEQMKKLQEMVSQKTKLEIGDVVRVRGHIRTYRQQREIQASCFYKVDDPVCDVQISRMMELPCLYREVYDKPFQSPEEGQSGLEGQNFSINMLHEKVKSFLLENKIQTFYQQELETIDTLVSLAGVHLPSPSCQEVKSKKDSSSKRIHSVFKEAIRMLQEKGVVFQKPSSSKDLYHVTDHDKELLKVTLDVIKEDCRKPRHAEKGCHFLHVLSCVRQSYNPSLAEVVMHRVLELLESNSDVVSTMEGYYMAF
- the STN1 gene encoding CST complex subunit STN1 isoform X1, coding for MESESKKYEEEMPSLYWGMDPVFSAFARLYIKDIKEMRESKQVPGIFFYNGHPIRQVDVVGIVVQTKERDAFYNYGVDDSTGVINCVCWKNPMVAETLLSGRPSTPSSLTVLEQMKKLQEMVSQKTKLEIGDVVRVRGHIRTYRQQREIQASCFYKVDDPVCDVQISRMMELPCLYREVYDKPFQSPEEGQSGLEGQNFSINMLHEKVKSFLLENKIQTFYQQELETIDTLVSLAGVHLPSPSCQEVKSKKDSSSKRIHSVFKEAIRMLQEKGVVFQKPSSSKDLYHVTDHDKELLKVTLDVIKEDCRKPRHAEKGCHFLHVLSCVRQSYNPSLAEVVMHRVLELLESNSDVVSTMEGYYMAF